The following are encoded in a window of Cytophagia bacterium CHB2 genomic DNA:
- a CDS encoding sensor histidine kinase, translating into MMPVRQFWRIVFSAWTLFGLFMTAQVYFVSLRFGEGMSWQQALFSEMVYAYIWAGLTPLVLKLGQRFRFEQGQLVKSLAVHIPAGILIAILHKAGHGLAMIYYRVQTAGASFTWEAWLQRMMTFLDYGILLYWMILAIAYLFEYYQRFQEKAMRAAQLEGQLAQAQLQALRMQLNPHFLFNTLNAISVLIQKDPVRARQMLGRLSELLRLALDNAGSTFVSLKEELDFLDRYLQIERMRFGERLTVQMNIAEQTLAAQIPNLILQPLIENAIRHGVNEQRGPAVLRISAQRNNGKLNLEVSDNGCGLAQTPADTGREGIGLNNTRARLSKLYGQDYRFELTNAAAGGALAVLEIPFSELQHHGQNPNSDRR; encoded by the coding sequence ATGATGCCTGTCCGTCAATTTTGGCGCATCGTTTTCAGCGCCTGGACCTTGTTCGGTTTGTTTATGACCGCACAGGTTTATTTTGTCTCGCTGCGTTTTGGCGAGGGCATGTCCTGGCAGCAGGCGCTGTTTAGTGAAATGGTGTATGCTTATATTTGGGCTGGGTTGACCCCGCTCGTTCTCAAGTTGGGCCAGAGATTTCGTTTCGAGCAAGGTCAATTGGTGAAGAGCCTGGCCGTTCATATTCCCGCCGGCATTTTGATTGCCATATTGCATAAAGCCGGGCACGGACTTGCCATGATTTATTATCGCGTGCAGACCGCAGGTGCCTCCTTCACCTGGGAGGCCTGGCTGCAGCGCATGATGACGTTTTTGGATTACGGCATTCTGCTGTATTGGATGATCCTCGCGATCGCATACCTTTTCGAGTATTACCAGCGCTTTCAAGAAAAAGCCATGCGCGCGGCGCAGCTCGAGGGGCAGCTTGCCCAGGCGCAATTGCAGGCATTGCGTATGCAACTCAACCCGCATTTTCTTTTCAATACGCTCAACGCGATTTCCGTTTTAATCCAAAAAGATCCGGTCCGGGCGCGCCAAATGCTTGGCCGGTTGAGCGAGCTTTTGCGTCTGGCGTTGGATAATGCCGGGTCAACTTTTGTATCGCTTAAGGAAGAACTCGACTTTCTCGATCGTTATTTGCAAATCGAACGCATGCGCTTCGGCGAGCGCTTGACTGTGCAGATGAACATTGCCGAGCAAACACTGGCCGCGCAAATTCCCAATCTGATTTTGCAGCCTCTCATCGAGAATGCGATTCGTCATGGCGTCAACGAGCAGCGCGGCCCGGCGGTGTTGCGCATTTCTGCGCAACGCAACAACGGCAAACTTAATCTCGAAGTGAGTGATAACGGCTGCGGACTGGCGCAAACGCCCGCAGACACCGGGCGTGAGGGCATCGGGTTGAATAATACGCGCGCTCGTTTGAGCAAGCTTTATGGGCAAGACTATCGTTTCGAATTGACGAACGCCGCTGCCGGCGGCGCCCTCGCCGTACTTGAAATTCCATTTTCGGAACTACAGCACCATGGCCAAAATCCGAACTCTGATCGTCGATGA
- a CDS encoding response regulator — MAKIRTLIVDDEPLAREGLRHLLAAEHDIEIVGECADGFAAIIDIERMAPDLLFLDVQMPEMDGFELISLIKPEPLPAVIFVTAYDKYAVRAFDAHAVDYLLKPVDPHRFEAALARARRNLLPAPPQLNHNLLALLQEWQNQRKPAARFLAKTAGRAVVIKAGEIDWISAEGDYACLHTQKQKHLLRETLNELQQQLDPAHFVRTHRSTIVNVDRIKELELLSHGDALIILKDGAQLPLSRNYRSSFMLLFQNRV; from the coding sequence ATGGCCAAAATCCGAACTCTGATCGTCGATGACGAGCCGCTTGCGCGCGAAGGCCTGCGGCACCTGCTGGCCGCAGAGCATGATATTGAGATCGTCGGCGAGTGCGCCGATGGCTTCGCAGCGATCATTGATATCGAACGCATGGCGCCGGACCTGCTGTTCCTCGACGTGCAAATGCCGGAAATGGACGGCTTCGAATTGATCTCGCTGATAAAACCCGAGCCGCTGCCGGCCGTCATATTTGTCACGGCTTATGATAAATATGCGGTGCGCGCCTTCGATGCGCATGCCGTGGATTATCTTTTGAAACCGGTTGACCCGCACCGTTTTGAAGCGGCGCTTGCGCGTGCACGCCGCAACCTGCTACCGGCGCCACCTCAACTGAATCACAATCTTCTTGCTTTGTTGCAAGAATGGCAGAATCAGCGCAAACCCGCGGCGCGATTTCTCGCCAAGACTGCCGGGCGAGCCGTGGTGATCAAGGCCGGAGAGATTGACTGGATCAGCGCTGAAGGCGACTATGCCTGTTTGCATACACAAAAGCAGAAACATCTCTTGCGCGAGACTTTGAACGAATTGCAGCAACAACTCGATCCGGCTCATTTCGTTCGTACGCATCGTTCAACGATTGTGAATGTTGATCGCATCAAAGAGTTGGAACTGCTGTCACACGGCGATGCCCTCATCATTCTCAAAGACGGCGCGCAATTGCCGCTGAGCCGCAACTATCGCTCATCGTTCATGTTGCTGTTCCAGAATCGCGTCTGA